In Staphylococcus saccharolyticus, one genomic interval encodes:
- the rimM gene encoding ribosome maturation factor RimM (Essential for efficient processing of 16S rRNA) — protein sequence MEVEVGQIVNTHGIKGEVKVKSNSDFTEIRFQPGEHLIVKHHQNDIEYTVASYRIHKGFHMLKFEGINNINDVEHLKGDYIYQERDREDIKLSEHEFYYSDIIGCTVFDDENHPIGPIINIFETGANDVWVVKGDKEYLIPYIEDVVKDVDVESKTIKITPMEGLLE from the coding sequence ATGGAAGTAGAAGTAGGACAAATCGTCAATACTCATGGGATTAAGGGAGAAGTGAAAGTAAAATCCAATTCAGATTTTACTGAAATTCGATTTCAACCTGGTGAGCATTTAATAGTTAAACATCATCAGAACGACATTGAGTATACTGTAGCCTCTTATCGCATACATAAAGGTTTTCATATGCTGAAATTTGAAGGGATCAATAATATTAATGATGTTGAACACCTTAAAGGCGACTATATCTATCAAGAACGTGATCGTGAAGATATTAAGTTAAGTGAGCATGAGTTTTATTATTCTGATATTATTGGATGTACTGTTTTCGATGATGAAAATCATCCAATTGGTCCTATTATCAATATTTTTGAAACAGGTGCAAATGACGTATGGGTAGTCAAAGGTGATAAAGAATACCTCATCCCATATATTGAAGATGTGGTAAAAGATGTTGATGTGGAAAGTAAAACTATTAAAATTACGCCGATGGAAGGGTTGTTAGAATAA
- the rpsP gene encoding 30S ribosomal protein S16, whose protein sequence is MAVKIRLTRLGSKRNPFYRIVVADARSSRDGRIIEQLGTYNPAHVNAPEVKIDEELALKWLHNGAKPTDTVHNILSKEGIMKKFDEQKNAK, encoded by the coding sequence ATGGCAGTTAAAATTCGTTTAACTCGTTTAGGTTCAAAAAGAAACCCATTCTATCGTATCGTAGTTGCTGATGCACGTTCATCACGTGATGGTCGTATCATTGAGCAATTAGGTACTTACAACCCAGCACACGTTAATGCACCAGAAGTTAAAATTGATGAAGAGTTAGCTTTAAAATGGTTACACAATGGTGCTAAACCAACTGATACAGTTCACAATATCTTATCTAAAGAAGGTATCATGAAAAAATTTGATGAACAAAAAAACGCTAAGTAA
- the ffh gene encoding signal recognition particle protein: MAFEGLSDRLQATMQKMRGKGKVIEADIKTMMREVRLALLEADVNFKVVKEFVKIVSERALGSDVMQSLTPGQQVIKIVQEELTTLMGGENTSIKMANKPPTVVMMVGLQGAGKTTTAGKLALLMRKKYNKKPMLVAGDIYRPAAIDQLQTVGKQIDIPVYSEGDQVPPQQIVENALKHAKEEHLDFVIIDTAGRLHIDEALMNELQEIKKVSKPDEILLVVDAMTGQDAVNVAQSFDEQLDVSGVTLTKLDGDTRGGAALSIRSVTQKPIKFVGMSENLDGLELFHPERMASRILGMGDVLSLIEKAQQDVDQEKAKDLEKKMRESSFTLDDFLEQLDQVKNLGPLDDLMKMIPGMNKMKGLDKLNMSDKQIDHIKAIIQSMTPNERSNPETLNVSRKKRIAKGSGRSLQEVNRLMKQFNDMKKMMKQFTGGGKGKKAKRNQMQNMLKGMNLPF, encoded by the coding sequence ATGGCATTTGAAGGATTATCCGATCGTTTACAAGCCACGATGCAAAAAATGCGTGGCAAAGGCAAAGTAATAGAAGCAGATATTAAAACAATGATGCGAGAAGTAAGGCTTGCATTATTAGAAGCCGATGTTAACTTCAAAGTGGTTAAAGAATTTGTTAAAATAGTATCAGAACGTGCCTTAGGTTCTGATGTAATGCAATCTTTAACACCTGGTCAACAGGTTATCAAAATTGTACAGGAAGAGCTTACGACCTTAATGGGTGGAGAGAACACCTCCATTAAAATGGCTAATAAGCCACCAACTGTTGTTATGATGGTAGGTTTGCAAGGTGCAGGTAAAACTACTACTGCAGGTAAATTGGCTTTATTAATGCGTAAGAAATATAATAAAAAACCTATGTTAGTCGCAGGTGATATTTATCGTCCAGCTGCAATCGATCAATTACAAACAGTAGGTAAGCAAATCGATATACCTGTTTATAGTGAAGGTGATCAAGTGCCACCTCAACAAATTGTTGAAAATGCCTTGAAACACGCGAAAGAAGAACACTTAGACTTTGTTATCATTGATACAGCAGGTCGTTTGCACATCGATGAAGCGCTAATGAATGAATTGCAAGAGATTAAAAAAGTATCTAAACCTGACGAAATCTTGTTGGTAGTAGATGCTATGACGGGTCAAGATGCGGTTAACGTTGCGCAATCTTTTGATGAGCAATTAGATGTATCTGGTGTAACATTAACTAAATTAGATGGTGACACTCGAGGTGGTGCAGCACTTTCTATTCGTTCTGTAACACAAAAACCTATTAAATTTGTAGGTATGAGTGAGAATTTAGACGGGTTAGAATTATTCCACCCTGAACGTATGGCTTCACGTATTCTTGGTATGGGAGATGTATTAAGTCTCATTGAGAAGGCACAACAAGATGTTGACCAAGAAAAAGCGAAAGATTTAGAGAAGAAAATGCGTGAGTCATCATTTACATTAGATGATTTCTTGGAACAATTAGATCAAGTTAAAAACTTAGGTCCATTAGATGATCTTATGAAAATGATTCCTGGTATGAACAAAATGAAAGGTTTAGATAAGCTTAATATGAGTGATAAACAAATCGATCATATTAAAGCGATTATCCAATCAATGACACCTAATGAACGTTCAAACCCTGAAACATTAAATGTATCACGTAAAAAACGTATTGCTAAAGGTTCTGGTCGATCTTTACAAGAAGTGAATCGCTTGATGAAACAGTTTAATGATATGAAAAAAATGATGAAACAGTTTACTGGTGGCGGTAAAGGAAAAAAAGCAAAACGTAATCAAATGCAAAATATGCTTAAAGGCATGAACTTACCTTTTTAA
- a CDS encoding putative DNA-binding protein produces the protein MSQNDLVKTLRMNYLFDFYQSLLTKKQRNYLELFYLQDYSLSEIADTFEVSRQAVYDNIRRTGDLVEDYESKLGLYQRFEKRREIYDLMKQSFNQPELLKQYITQLEELE, from the coding sequence ATGAGTCAAAATGATTTAGTTAAAACATTAAGAATGAATTATTTGTTTGATTTTTATCAATCTTTACTTACAAAAAAGCAAAGAAACTATTTAGAATTGTTTTATTTACAAGATTATTCATTAAGTGAAATTGCTGATACATTTGAAGTGAGTAGACAAGCAGTTTATGATAATATAAGAAGAACTGGCGATTTAGTAGAAGATTATGAATCTAAATTAGGACTATATCAAAGATTTGAGAAACGTCGAGAAATATATGACTTAATGAAACAATCATTTAACCAACCTGAGTTGCTTAAACAATATATCACTCAATTAGAAGAGTTAGAGTAG
- the ftsY gene encoding signal recognition particle-docking protein FtsY, which yields MSFFKRLKDKFSGKSEDDIQKELDESTHSETKKEPEDSDKIAHEEEVVEETKPKKKPKKLSEADFDEDGLISIEDFEEIEAQKIGAKFKAGLEKSRQNFQEQLNNLIARYRKVDEDFFESLEEMLITADVGFNTVMKLTDELRTEAQRRNIQETEDLREVIVEKIVEIYHQENDHSEAMNLEDGRLNVILMVGVNGVGKTTTIGKLAHRYQQEGKKVMLAAGDTFRAGAIQQLNVWGDRVGVEVVSQNKGSDPAAVVYDAINAAKNKGVDILICDTAGRLQNKSNLMQELDKMKRVISRAIPDAPHEALLCLDATTGQNALSQARSFKEVTNVSGIVLTKLDGTAKGGIVLAIRNELHIPVKYVGLGEKLDDLQPFNPESYVYGLFADMIEQNEDIPEDIVASSDETEEGR from the coding sequence ATGAGTTTTTTTAAACGCTTAAAAGATAAGTTTTCAGGAAAAAGCGAAGATGATATTCAAAAAGAACTAGATGAAAGTACACATTCGGAAACTAAAAAAGAACCTGAAGACAGTGATAAGATAGCGCATGAAGAGGAAGTAGTTGAAGAAACAAAACCTAAAAAGAAACCCAAAAAACTTAGTGAAGCGGACTTTGACGAAGATGGATTAATTTCAATTGAAGACTTTGAAGAAATTGAAGCGCAAAAAATTGGTGCAAAATTTAAAGCTGGTTTAGAAAAATCACGTCAAAACTTCCAGGAGCAATTAAATAACTTAATTGCTCGATATAGAAAAGTTGACGAAGACTTCTTTGAGTCCCTAGAGGAAATGTTAATTACAGCAGATGTTGGTTTTAATACTGTAATGAAATTAACAGATGAGTTACGTACAGAAGCCCAAAGACGTAATATTCAAGAAACTGAAGATTTAAGAGAAGTTATCGTTGAAAAAATCGTTGAAATCTATCACCAAGAAAATGATCATTCAGAAGCGATGAACCTTGAAGATGGTAGATTGAATGTCATCTTAATGGTTGGTGTTAATGGTGTAGGTAAAACAACAACAATTGGTAAATTAGCTCATCGTTATCAACAAGAAGGTAAAAAAGTCATGTTAGCGGCTGGAGATACTTTTAGAGCTGGTGCGATTCAACAACTAAACGTATGGGGGGATCGTGTTGGTGTGGAAGTAGTGAGCCAAAATAAAGGTTCTGACCCTGCTGCAGTTGTTTATGATGCCATTAATGCTGCTAAAAATAAAGGCGTAGATATTTTAATTTGTGATACAGCAGGTCGTCTGCAAAATAAATCTAACTTAATGCAAGAATTAGATAAAATGAAACGTGTGATAAGTCGTGCTATTCCAGATGCACCTCATGAAGCCTTATTATGTTTAGATGCAACGACTGGTCAAAATGCATTATCACAAGCGCGATCATTTAAAGAAGTCACAAATGTTTCAGGTATTGTATTGACTAAATTAGATGGAACTGCCAAAGGTGGTATTGTTCTAGCAATTCGTAATGAATTACACATACCAGTTAAATATGTTGGTTTAGGTGAGAAGTTAGATGACTTACAACCATTCAACCCAGAAAGCTATGTTTATGGTTTGTTTGCTGACATGATTGAACAAAATGAGGATATTCCTGAAGACATTGTGGCGTCTTCTGATGAAACTGAAGAAGGTAGATAA
- the smc gene encoding chromosome segregation protein SMC: MVYLKSIDAKGFKSFADHTNVQFDKGVTAIVGPNGSGKSNITDAIKWVLGEQSAKSLRGAKMEDIIFSGAEHRKAQNYAEVKLKLDNHSKKLQINSEELVVTRRLYRSGESEYYLNNDRARLKDIIELFLDSGLGKEAFSIISQGRVDEILNAKPIDRRQIIEESAGVLKYKKRKVESINKLDHTEDNLNRVEDILYDLEGRVEPLKEEAAIAKEYQQLSKQMEQSDVIVTVYDIDQYNEDNQQLDNRLNQLKSQQASKEAQQAQINQLLQKYKGERQQIDYDIEKRNYELVKTTENYEQLSGKLNVLEERKKNQSETNARYEEELENLQSQIQAIQDEKRQNETSLNELKDKQKELNKDIQELESLLYVSDEQHDEKLEEIKNNYYTLMSEQSDVNNDIRFLEHTINENEAKKSRLDSRLVEAFNQLKDIQNSINDTDKNYQTAKKAVDKAEHQIAQLEKQLTESKKRQTDYENKLYQAYRYNEKLKSKIDSLATQEEDYTYFFNGVKHILKAKAHELTGIHGAVAEVINVPSKLTQAIETALGTSLQYVIVDTEKDGRQAIQYLKQRGLGRATFLPLNVIKSRQIAVDIKSIAQNLEGFINIASDAVKVASNYQAIIDNLLGNTIIVDNLKHANVLARAIRYCTRIVTLEGDIVNPGGSMTGGGARKTKSILSQKDELSTMRHQLEDYQCQTAEFESQFKSQKEKTEQLSEQYFEASQQYNTLKERVHNHELELDRLRTQETHLKNEHEEFEFEKNDGYQSDKSKETLTHKQSRLSEIHQQLNELESDIERYTQLSKEGKASTNQTQQQLHQKQSDLAVIKERIKSQKQVIERLDKQYENSKRQLKDVEEKIKLFNSDEMMGEEVFEKLKYQIQEQQDARQHLNQRLTDIKQRRNDLNETIETNENQLQVCHQDILAIENHYQDIKSKQSKLDVLINHAIDHLNDTYQLTVERARTLYESNESIENLRKKVKLTKMSIDELGPVNLNAIEQFEELNERYTFLNEQRMDLREAKETLEQIINEMDREVEGRFKNTFHAVQEHFSTVFKQLFGGGQAELRLTEDDYLSAGVDIIVQPPGKKLQHLSLLSGGERALSAIALLFAILKVRSAPFVILDEVEAALDEANVIRYAQYLNELSTETQFIVITHRKGTMEFSDRLYGVTMQESGVSKLVSVNLNTIDEVMKEEQG, translated from the coding sequence ATGGTTTATTTAAAATCAATAGATGCCAAAGGATTTAAGTCTTTTGCCGACCATACCAATGTCCAATTTGATAAAGGTGTGACAGCTATTGTTGGTCCTAATGGTAGTGGTAAAAGTAATATTACTGATGCGATTAAATGGGTGTTAGGTGAACAATCAGCAAAATCACTTCGTGGCGCTAAAATGGAAGATATTATATTTTCAGGTGCTGAACATAGAAAAGCTCAAAATTATGCAGAGGTAAAACTAAAGCTAGATAATCATTCTAAAAAATTACAAATTAATTCAGAAGAACTTGTAGTGACGCGTCGCTTATATCGTAGCGGTGAAAGTGAATACTATTTAAATAACGACCGTGCGCGTTTGAAAGATATCATAGAATTATTTTTAGATTCTGGTCTAGGAAAAGAAGCGTTTAGCATTATTTCGCAAGGACGCGTTGATGAAATATTAAATGCTAAGCCTATTGATCGACGTCAAATTATTGAAGAATCGGCAGGAGTATTAAAATATAAAAAACGCAAAGTAGAATCAATTAATAAACTAGATCACACTGAAGATAATCTTAATCGGGTTGAAGATATTTTGTATGACCTCGAAGGTCGCGTGGAACCACTAAAAGAAGAGGCAGCCATTGCTAAAGAGTATCAACAATTATCTAAACAAATGGAACAAAGTGATGTTATTGTCACAGTTTACGATATTGATCAATATAATGAAGATAATCAACAATTAGATAATCGATTAAATCAGTTGAAGAGCCAACAAGCTAGTAAAGAAGCACAACAAGCTCAAATTAATCAATTATTACAAAAGTATAAAGGTGAACGACAACAAATAGATTATGATATTGAAAAACGCAACTATGAACTTGTTAAAACCACTGAAAATTATGAACAATTATCAGGTAAATTAAACGTTTTAGAAGAACGTAAAAAGAATCAATCTGAAACTAACGCAAGATATGAAGAAGAACTTGAAAATTTACAATCACAAATTCAAGCAATTCAAGATGAAAAGCGACAAAATGAAACGTCACTTAATGAATTAAAAGATAAACAAAAGGAACTTAATAAAGATATTCAAGAGTTAGAGTCGTTACTATATGTTTCGGATGAACAACACGATGAGAAACTTGAAGAAATCAAAAATAATTATTACACGCTTATGTCTGAACAATCGGATGTGAATAACGATATTCGATTTTTAGAACATACCATTAATGAAAATGAAGCCAAAAAATCTCGCCTAGACTCAAGATTAGTTGAAGCATTTAATCAATTAAAAGACATTCAAAATAGTATTAATGATACCGATAAGAATTATCAAACAGCGAAAAAAGCAGTGGATAAAGCCGAACATCAAATTGCACAGTTAGAGAAACAATTAACTGAATCCAAAAAACGACAAACAGATTATGAGAATAAGTTATACCAAGCGTACCGTTATAATGAAAAGTTAAAATCAAAAATTGATAGTTTAGCTACACAAGAAGAAGATTACACGTATTTCTTTAATGGTGTTAAGCACATTTTAAAAGCAAAAGCACATGAATTAACCGGTATTCACGGTGCGGTTGCTGAAGTTATCAATGTACCATCAAAGTTAACTCAAGCAATTGAGACAGCTTTAGGGACATCATTACAATATGTAATCGTAGATACTGAAAAAGATGGTCGCCAAGCTATTCAATACTTGAAACAACGAGGTTTAGGTCGTGCTACATTTTTACCATTAAATGTAATTAAGTCACGACAAATCGCTGTAGATATTAAAAGTATTGCTCAAAATTTAGAAGGTTTTATTAATATTGCTTCTGACGCTGTAAAAGTAGCCTCAAATTATCAAGCTATTATCGATAATTTGTTAGGGAATACCATTATTGTAGATAATTTAAAACATGCCAATGTGCTTGCCCGAGCAATTCGTTATTGTACTAGAATTGTTACTTTAGAAGGTGACATTGTGAATCCAGGTGGCTCCATGACTGGCGGTGGTGCACGTAAGACAAAAAGTATTTTGTCTCAAAAAGATGAATTATCAACAATGAGACATCAACTTGAAGACTATCAATGCCAAACAGCAGAATTTGAAAGTCAATTTAAATCTCAGAAAGAAAAGACTGAACAATTAAGTGAACAATATTTTGAAGCAAGTCAACAATACAATACATTAAAAGAACGTGTGCACAATCATGAGTTAGAATTAGATAGATTAAGAACTCAAGAAACACATCTTAAAAATGAACATGAAGAGTTTGAATTTGAAAAAAATGATGGTTACCAAAGTGATAAAAGTAAAGAAACTTTAACACACAAACAATCACGATTATCAGAAATTCATCAACAATTGAATGAATTAGAGAGTGATATTGAGCGATACACCCAATTATCTAAAGAAGGCAAAGCATCTACAAATCAAACACAACAACAATTACATCAAAAGCAGTCTGATTTAGCAGTTATTAAGGAAAGAATAAAATCACAAAAGCAAGTGATTGAAAGATTAGATAAGCAATATGAAAATTCTAAACGTCAATTAAAAGATGTCGAAGAAAAAATTAAGTTGTTTAATTCTGATGAGATGATGGGTGAAGAGGTTTTTGAAAAATTAAAGTATCAAATTCAAGAACAACAAGATGCACGTCAACATTTAAATCAGCGACTTACAGATATCAAACAACGTAGAAATGATTTGAATGAAACGATTGAAACGAATGAAAATCAGCTTCAAGTGTGTCATCAAGATATTTTAGCTATTGAAAACCATTACCAAGACATCAAATCAAAACAGTCCAAGCTAGACGTTTTGATTAACCATGCTATTGACCATCTTAACGATACGTATCAATTAACAGTTGAACGCGCACGTACATTGTATGAGTCCAATGAATCAATAGAGAATTTACGTAAAAAGGTAAAATTAACTAAAATGTCTATCGATGAATTAGGTCCAGTTAACTTAAATGCGATAGAACAATTTGAAGAGTTGAATGAACGCTATACATTCTTAAATGAGCAACGAATGGATCTTAGGGAAGCAAAAGAAACACTAGAGCAGATTATTAATGAAATGGATAGAGAAGTAGAAGGACGATTTAAAAATACTTTCCACGCTGTTCAAGAGCATTTCTCTACTGTATTCAAACAGTTATTTGGTGGTGGTCAAGCTGAACTTCGGTTGACAGAAGACGATTATTTATCGGCAGGAGTAGATATTATTGTTCAACCTCCTGGTAAAAAGCTTCAACATTTGTCATTGCTTAGTGGTGGTGAACGTGCATTAAGTGCGATTGCTTTACTATTTGCAATTCTTAAGGTTCGCTCTGCACCGTTTGTTATACTAGATGAGGTTGAAGCAGCACTTGATGAAGCGAATGTTATTCGTTATGCCCAATATTTAAATGAGTTATCTACAGAGACGCAATTCATTGTTATCACACATCGAAAAGGGACAATGGAATTCTCCGATAGATTATACGGAGTGACGATGCAAGAATCAGGTGTATCTAAATTAGTAAGTGTAAACTTAAATACTATAGATGAGGTTATGAAGGAGGAACAAGGATGA
- the rnc gene encoding ribonuclease III, giving the protein MANQKKIDMVNDFQQKFADKMAKWGIHFENIDLYQQAFSHSSFINDFNMHRLDHNERLEFLGDAVLELTVSRYLFDKHPHLPEGNLTKMRATIVCEPSLVIFANKINLNELILLGKGEEKTGGRTRPSLISDAFEAFVGALYLDQGLETVWNFAEKVIFPYVEDNELVGVVDFKTQFQEFVHRQNKGDVTYRLIKEEGPAHHRLFTSEVILENKAVAEGKGKTKKESEQKAAEQAYKLMKK; this is encoded by the coding sequence GTGGCTAACCAGAAAAAGATAGATATGGTAAATGATTTCCAACAAAAATTTGCTGATAAAATGGCTAAGTGGGGCATTCACTTTGAAAATATTGATTTATATCAACAAGCCTTCTCTCACTCGAGTTTCATTAACGACTTTAATATGCATCGTTTAGACCATAATGAACGCTTAGAATTTTTAGGTGATGCGGTATTAGAATTGACGGTTTCACGCTATTTATTTGATAAGCATCCTCATTTACCTGAAGGTAATTTGACAAAGATGCGTGCAACAATTGTTTGTGAACCCTCACTTGTGATATTTGCGAATAAAATAAATTTGAATGAGCTTATTTTATTAGGTAAAGGTGAAGAAAAAACTGGAGGTAGAACACGACCATCTCTTATTTCAGATGCTTTTGAAGCATTTGTAGGAGCTCTATACTTAGATCAAGGATTAGAGACAGTTTGGAATTTTGCTGAAAAGGTAATTTTCCCATATGTAGAAGATAACGAACTTGTCGGGGTAGTTGATTTTAAAACACAATTTCAAGAATTTGTGCACCGTCAAAATAAAGGCGATGTGACCTATCGTTTAATCAAAGAAGAAGGTCCTGCGCATCATCGCTTATTTACTTCAGAAGTTATATTAGAAAATAAGGCAGTTGCAGAAGGTAAAGGTAAGACAAAAAAAGAATCCGAACAAAAGGCAGCAGAGCAAGCATATAAGTTAATGAAAAAGTAG
- a CDS encoding acyl carrier protein: MENFDKVKDIIVDRLGVDADKVTENASFKDDLGADSLDIAELVMELEDEFGTEIPDEEAEKINTVGDAVKYINSLEK, from the coding sequence GTGGAAAACTTCGATAAAGTAAAAGACATCATCGTTGACCGTTTAGGTGTAGATGCTGACAAAGTAACTGAAAATGCATCTTTCAAAGATGACTTAGGCGCTGACTCACTTGATATCGCTGAATTAGTAATGGAATTAGAAGACGAATTTGGTACTGAAATTCCTGATGAAGAAGCTGAAAAAATCAATACTGTTGGTGATGCAGTTAAATACATCAACAGCCTTGAAAAATAA